The following proteins are co-located in the Larimichthys crocea isolate SSNF chromosome XXIV, L_crocea_2.0, whole genome shotgun sequence genome:
- the pccb gene encoding propionyl-CoA carboxylase beta chain, mitochondrial, whose amino-acid sequence MMAAFSVARSSCGLLAGLRLTSFRSLAPVKYAAVAAAAVPQTNLVRDCRRYSVGHLSVKERIDKKRKAALVGGGQHRIDAQHKRGKLTARERVELLLDPDSFVESDMFVEHRCSDFGMEQDRNKFPGDSVVTGRGRINGRLVYVFSQDFTVFGGSLSGAHAQKICKIMDQAMTVGAPVIGLNDSGGARIQEGVESLAGYADIFLRNVLASGVVPQISLIMGPCAGGAVYSPALTDFTFMVKDTSYLFITGPDVVKSVTNEDVTQEELGGAKTHTTVSGVAHHAFENDIEALLNMREFFNFLPLSNQDPSPIRECHDPSDRLVPSLDGIVPFETTKAYDMLDIIHTIVDERDFFEIMPNYAKNIVVGFARMNGRTVGIVGNQPKVASGCLDINSSVKGARFVRFCDAFNIPIITFVDVPGFLPGTAQEYGGIIRHGAKLLYAFAEATVPKITVITRKAYGGAYDVMSSKHLRGDVNYAWPSAEVAVMGAKGAVQIIFRGKENQAEAEAEYVEKFANPFPAAVRGFVDDIIEPSTTRKKICRDLEVLASKKQVNPWKKHANIPL is encoded by the exons ATGATGGCGGCGTTCAGTGTGGCTCGTAGCAGCTGCGGCTTGTTGGCCGGTTTGAGGTTGACGTCGTTCAGGAGTTTGGCGCCGGTGAAATATGCCGCAGTCGCCGCTGCTGCGGTGCCGCAGACGAACCTGGTCCGGGACTGCCGTCGGTACTCTGTGGGCCACCTGTCCGTTAAGGAGAGGATTGACAAGAAACGGAAGGCGGCGCTGGTCGGGGGAGGTCAGCACAGGATAGATGCTCAACACAAACGG GGTAAGCTGACAGCCAGGGAGCGAGTGGAGCTTCTGCTGGACCCGGACTCCTTTGTGGAGTCGGACATGTTCGTGGAGCATCGCTGCTCCGACTTCGGCATGGAGCAGGATAGGAACAAG TTTCCGGGTGACAGTGTTGTGACAGGTCGAGGCCGGATCAACGGCAGGCTGGTTTATGTGTTCAGTCAG gACTTCACAGTGTTTGGTGGCAGCCTGTCTGGAGCTCATGCACAGAAGATCTGTAAG ATTATGGACCAGGCCATGACAGTCGGAGCCCCGGTCATCGGGTTGAATGACTCCGGAGGAGCTCGGATCCAGGAGGGAGTGGAATCTCTGGCTGGATATGCAGATATATTCCTG AGGAACGTGCTGGCTTCAGGAGTCGTCCCTCAGATCTCCCTCATCATGGGTCCCTGTGCAGGAGGAGCTGTCTACTCCCCCGCGCTGACAGATTTCACCTTCATGGTTAAG gacACATCATACCTGTTCATCACAGGACCTGATGTCGTGAAGTCTGTCACCAACGAAGACGTGACCCAAGAGGAGCTCGGAGGAGCCAAAACTCACACCACCGTATCTG GAGTGGCTCACCACGCGTTTGAGAACGACATCGAAGCCTTGCTCAACATGCGAGAGTTCTTCAACTTCCTGCCGCTAAGCAACCAGGATCCCTCCCCCATCAGGGAGTGCCACGACCCCAG CGATCGTCTGGTGCCGTCATTGGACGGCATCGTCCCGTTTGAGACGACTAAAGCCTACGACATGCTGGATATCATTCACACG ATCGTGGATGAGAGGGACTTCTTTGAGATCATGCCCAACTACGCCAAAAACATCGTGGTGGGATTCGCCCGCATGAACGGACGCACTGTAGGCATCGTGGGTAATCAGCCCAAAGTAGCTTCGG GTTGCTTGGACATTAACTCCTCGGTGAAGGGAGCTCGTTTCGTACGCTTCTGCGACGCGTTCAATATTCCCATCATCACATTTGTGGACGTGCCAGGCTTCCTGCCAG GTACCGCTCAGGAGTACGGAGGCATCATCCGACACGGAGCCAAGCTGCTGTACGCCTTCGCAGAGGCCACCGTGCCCAAAATAACCGTCATCACCAGAAAG gctTACGGTGGAGCCTACGACGTGATGAGCTCCAAACACTTGAGAGGAGACGTGAACTACGCCTGGCCCTCAGCTGAGGTTGCTGTCATGGGTGCCAAG gGTGCCGTGCAGATTATCTTCAGAGGAAAGGAGAACCAGGCCGAGGCCGAGGCCGAATACGTGGAGAAGTTCGCCAACCCCTTCCCAGCTGCCGTCAGAG gtttCGTGGACGACATCATCGAGCCGTCGACCACTCGCAAGAAGATCTGCAGAGACCTGGAGGTGCTGGCCAGCAAGAAGCAGGTCAACCCCTGGAAGAAACACGCCAACATTCCTCTGTGA
- the LOC104920041 gene encoding tumor necrosis factor ligand superfamily member 10, with translation MAISVSLQCLGLIILAAILLQTIAVAVSFMYFNKVLNTMQESFSRSSVSCLINANLRSESEDSAEDKKSDPCWQVTKQLHYHIEKTMADRFQKEMRDKLTGVLPVLDPEVRGVPLPKVAAHVTGISSSTELPTTDGLRSSRGYLGERIRAWEGQRGLSFLQNMELRGGELLVPRAGLYYIYAQTYFRLPSTEETDGETGEAKEEEGAQLVQYIYKKMSSYPVPLLLMKSSRSACWPRGQEPGLFSLHQAGTAFLKPADRLFITVSNASAMEMDGRASYFGAFLVG, from the exons ATGGcaatttctgtttctctccagtGTCTGGGACTCATCATACTCGCAGCAATCCTCCTGCAGACCATCGCGGTTGCTGTCAGCTTCATGTACTTCAACAAAGTCCTGAACACG ATGCAGGAGAGTTTCTCCCGGAGTAGCGTTTCCTGTCTGATTAATGCAAACCTGCGCTCCGAGTCCGAAGATTCAGCAGAGGATAAGAAGAGCGATCCCTGCTGGCAAGTCACGAAACAGCTCCACTACCACATAGAGAag ACGATGGCTGACAGATTCCAGAAGGAGATGAGAG ataaGCTGACAGGAGTGCTTCCAGTCCTGGACCCTGAGGTCCGAGGGGTCCCTCTTCCTAAAGTTGCTGCCCATGTGACCGGCATCAGCTCGTCCACAGAGCTTCCAACAACAGACG GCTTGCGGAGCAGCAGGGGCTACCTCGGGGAGCGAATCAGAGCGTGGGAGGGCCAGAGAGGTCTGTCCTTCCTGCAGAACAtggagctgagaggaggagagctgttGGTACCCAGAGCCGGCCTCTACTACATCTATGCCCAGACCTACTTCAGACTGCCCTCCACGGAGGAGACAGACGGGGAGACCGGGGAggcaaaggaggaggaaggagcgcAGCTTGTCCAGTACATCTACAAGAAG ATGAGTTCCTATCCGGTCCCCCTCCTGCTTATGAAATCGTCCCGGAGCGCCTGCTGGCCTCGGGGTCAGGAACCTGGTCTCTTCTCCCTGCATCAGGCCGGTACTGCCTTTCTGAAGCCTGCTGACCGCCTCTTCATCACCGTTAGCAACGCGAGCGCCATGGAGATGGACGGGAGGGCGAGCTACTTCGGGGCCTTCCTTGTGGGGTAA
- the msl2a gene encoding E3 ubiquitin-protein ligase MSL2a, with translation MNPVNATALYVSASRAVLQCDPRQPHTFADMYTLLPFFRQSLACLVCGKLLQDPISPPSECQHYVCLGCKGQKMQIRPSCSRCKDYTGFQENKQLSLLVQCYRKLCLYVTHSPLLQAISSHAGGSPEVMALLEEVLMSQEEEMEADDPSLAQEDVNPSATESLTPTEAPPAPAELSAVPQSSSSEPPCSNGPQECNGEVLEDLDPSSPELEVCELVEEQPQSVSSTGCGGLELSLTTGPLAPTPGTVCSLRDGESSSRELEEGEVLFLSVEEVLQTLDPLQPGRDSPHIQPDRTHTHTRITTDRAHGQMYIQLDAAHNYTQIRTDRTNTAASHGAHIHTSSFDPPPTSKPPPVRLKRKRSHSESDREKVKPLPIASILQGSSSHLNTPNPSQTLHTQPPAPSLTVPAHTYSSLPNGVPPKLSRPAPNHNKGARKHVDPGPKKPHAKARSSGGSKTKDGSKDPRLMSGCIVPPAPVRPPYKKPVEKKGCKCGRATQNPSVLTCRGQRCPCYSNRKACLDCICRGCQNSYMANGEKKLEAFAVPEKALEQTRLTLGINLTSMTALRNPTATSIRTNTLLNVATATGTPVTTAFLSQSPPQEPNYEDSLELLIG, from the exons ATGAACCCCGTTAACGCGACCGCTCTGTACGTGTCCGCCAGCCGGGCCGTGCTGCAGTGTGACCCGAGGCAGCCTCACACCTTCGCGGATATGTACACACTGCTGCCCTTCTTCAGACAGTCGCTCGCTTGCCTTGTTTGTG gTAAACTGCTCCAGGATCCCATTTCCCCACCTTCAGAGTGTCAGCATTACGTCTGCTTGGGCTGCAAAGGCCAGAAGATGCAGATCAGGCCGTCGTGCAGCCGCTGTAAGGACTATACCGGCTTCCAGGAGAACAAGCAGCTCTCGTTGCTGGTGCAATGCTACAGGAAGCTCTGCCTCTACGTAACTCATTCGCCGCTGCTGCAGGCGATCAGCAGCCACGCAGGAGGGTCTCCGGAGGTTATGGCCTTGCTAGAGGAGGTGCTGATGTCGcaggaagaggagatggaggcagaCGACCCGAGCCTAGCGCAGGAAGATGTGAATCCCTCTGCCACAGAGTCTCTTACCCCCACAGAGGCACCTCCTGCTCCGGCAGAGCTCTCAGCCGTACCGCAGAGCTCCTCCTCTGAACCTCCCTGTTCTAATGGACCACAGGAATGCAACGGAGAAGTGCTGGAGGACTTAGACCCCTCGTCTCCTGAGCTGGAAGTATGCGAGTTGGTAGAGGAGCAGCCACAGTCTGTGTCCAGTACTGGTTGCGGTGGTCTTGAACTGAGTCTGACCACTGGACCTTTAGCCCCAACTCCAGGCACTGTGTGCTCACTCAGGGATGGGGAATCTAGCAGCAGGGAgctggaggagggggaggtgttGTTCCTCAGCGTGGAGGAGGTGCTGCAGACTTTGGATCCCCTTCAGCCGGGTCGGGATTCTCCTCACATACAGCcggacagaacacacactcacacacggaTAACCACGGACAGAGCACACGGTCAAATGTACATACAGCTGGACGCTGCTCACAACTACACACAGATCCGAACAGACAGGACTAACACAGCGGCAAGCCACGGTGCTCACATACACACGTCCTCCTTCGACCCCCCTCCGACCTCCAAGCCACCGCCAGTCCGCCTTAAACGTAAGCGATCCCATTCGGAGAGCGACAGGGAGAAGGTGAAACCCCTCCCCATCGCTTCCATCCTGCAGGGCTCCTCGTCACACTTAAACACTCCGAACCCCTCTCAGACACTGCACACACAACCGCCCGCACCCTCCTTAACCGTACCAGCGCACACATACTCGTCCCTTCCCAACGGGGTGCCTCCCAAGCTCAGTCGCCCCGCGCCAAACCACAACAAAGGTGCCAGGAAGCACGTCGACCCGGGCCCTAAGAAGCCCCACGCGAAGGCCCGCAGTAGCGGAGGCTCCAAAACCAAGGACGGAAGCAAAGACCCGCGGTTGATGTCGGGCTGCATCGTGCCACCAGCGCCTGTCAGGCCTCCGTATAAGAAGCCGGTAGAGAAGAAGGGCTGCAAGTGTGGCAGGGCCACCCAGAATCCATCTGTGCTGACCTGCAGGGGGCAGCGCTGTCCCTGTTACTCAAACCGCAAG GCATGCTTGGATTGCATCTGTCGAGGTTGCCAGAACTCCTACATGGCGAACGGCGAGAAGAAGCTCGAGGCGTTCGCCGTGCCGGAGAAAGCCCTGGAGCAGACGCGGCTCACGCTCGGCATCAACCTCACCAGCATGACGGCGCTCCGCAACCCGACGGCCACCAGCATCCGCACGAACACCCTCCTCAACGTCGCCACGGCGACGGGGACGCCCGTGACGACGGCCTTCCTCTCGCAGAGCCCGCCGCAAGAGCCCAACTACGAGGACAGCCTGGAGCTGCTGATCGGATGA